Proteins encoded in a region of the Rhodococcus sp. SBT000017 genome:
- a CDS encoding LytTR family DNA-binding domain-containing protein, with protein sequence MTQPGNATPGRGLIVLAVDDERPALDELAFLLRQQDTVAEVFTAQDATTALRQLQQTSAQPVDAVFLDINMPGLDGLELAGILSAFARPPAVVFVTAHDDRALAAFDLGAVDYLLKPLREDRLTEALRRVLLARRRPAESADPAADEVIPVELGGTTTLVHRSSVAWVEADGDYARLHTSNGSHLVRIPISALESRWADAGFLRVHRSYLVSLRLVTGIRSVGSGLVVCLRASGNLAACELPVSRRHARELKDRLVRGPLQSWSSR encoded by the coding sequence ATGACGCAGCCTGGCAACGCCACCCCCGGCCGTGGGTTGATCGTCCTCGCCGTCGACGACGAGCGCCCGGCACTCGACGAACTCGCCTTTCTGCTGCGCCAGCAGGACACCGTCGCCGAGGTGTTCACAGCGCAGGACGCCACCACCGCACTGCGGCAGCTCCAACAGACCTCCGCGCAGCCAGTGGACGCGGTCTTCCTCGACATCAACATGCCCGGGCTCGACGGGCTCGAACTGGCCGGCATCCTGTCGGCGTTCGCGCGGCCACCGGCCGTCGTGTTCGTCACCGCCCACGACGACCGGGCACTGGCCGCCTTCGATCTCGGTGCCGTCGACTACCTGCTCAAGCCGTTGCGAGAGGATCGACTCACCGAGGCGCTGCGTCGAGTGCTGCTCGCGCGGCGTCGCCCCGCGGAGTCCGCGGATCCCGCGGCCGACGAGGTCATCCCCGTCGAACTCGGTGGAACCACCACCTTGGTGCACCGGTCGTCGGTCGCGTGGGTGGAGGCCGACGGCGACTACGCGAGATTGCACACCTCCAACGGCTCGCACCTGGTGCGGATCCCGATCTCGGCCCTCGAAAGCCGTTGGGCCGATGCCGGATTCCTCCGCGTGCACCGCTCCTACCTGGTCTCGCTGCGGTTGGTCACGGGGATTCGCAGCGTCGGTTCGGGTCTGGTGGTGTGTCTGCGGGCCAGCGGAAACCTCGCTGCCTGCGAACTGCCGGTGAGCCGACGGCACGCCAGAGAACTCAAGGACAGACTGGTCCGCGGTCCGCTGCAGTCGTGGTCGTCCAGGTGA
- a CDS encoding sensor histidine kinase, producing MTAALASLAVIVAVIVSVIAVISLRGRRDLTTPAERAVHATLHTASLAAKPLRDGLDTRSAAAAAPHLRVLTGADALGICDPDGSLLAWDGPWDELTPAFVEAAKRAVDGQRRVLVRLPLGSIHEVRALVVQPLVVDESPVVGVLGAAVVAEPGPGMLGAIAEVARYACGQIELAELDASRARLDRAEVRALRAQISPHFIYNALGTIASFVRTDPDRARELVLEFADFTRYSFRNAGEFTVLADELRNIDRYLTLERARFGDSLQVTLQVAPEVLGVALPFLALQPLVENAVRHGLSGKADGGRVTIIAADEGTDAVISIEDDGVGMDPDVLRSGSLHTEDAAHVGLANVDDRLRAAFGNDYGLVVDTAPGAGTKVSMRVPKFRPGVRA from the coding sequence ATGACCGCGGCACTGGCGTCGTTGGCGGTGATCGTGGCCGTGATTGTCTCGGTCATCGCGGTGATCAGCCTGCGCGGTCGACGGGACCTCACCACACCTGCCGAGCGGGCCGTCCACGCCACCCTGCACACCGCCTCGCTGGCGGCCAAGCCGTTGCGCGACGGTCTCGACACTCGGTCGGCCGCCGCCGCCGCGCCGCATCTGCGGGTGCTGACCGGTGCGGACGCACTGGGCATCTGCGATCCCGACGGTTCACTGCTGGCCTGGGACGGCCCCTGGGACGAGTTGACACCGGCCTTCGTCGAGGCGGCGAAACGGGCGGTGGACGGGCAGCGGCGCGTGCTGGTGCGTCTGCCGCTCGGTTCGATCCACGAGGTCCGAGCGCTGGTGGTGCAGCCGTTGGTCGTCGACGAGTCTCCGGTGGTCGGGGTGTTGGGGGCAGCCGTCGTCGCCGAGCCCGGACCGGGCATGCTCGGGGCCATCGCGGAGGTCGCGCGCTACGCCTGCGGCCAGATCGAGCTCGCCGAACTCGACGCCTCCCGGGCGCGGTTGGACCGCGCCGAGGTGCGGGCGCTGCGCGCACAGATCAGCCCGCACTTCATCTACAACGCACTCGGCACGATCGCGTCGTTCGTGCGCACCGACCCGGATCGGGCGCGGGAGCTGGTGCTCGAGTTCGCCGACTTCACCCGTTACTCGTTCCGCAACGCAGGCGAGTTCACGGTGCTCGCGGACGAGCTACGCAACATCGATCGGTACCTGACGCTCGAACGCGCCCGCTTCGGTGATTCCCTGCAGGTCACGTTGCAGGTTGCGCCCGAGGTGTTGGGCGTCGCGCTGCCGTTTCTCGCGCTGCAGCCGCTCGTCGAGAACGCCGTCCGGCACGGCCTGTCCGGGAAGGCCGACGGCGGCCGCGTGACGATCATCGCCGCCGACGAGGGCACCGACGCGGTGATCAGTATCGAGGACGACGGTGTGGGGATGGATCCCGATGTGTTGCGCTCGGGAAGCCTGCACACCGAGGACGCAGCCCATGTCGGATTGGCGAACGTGGACGATCGGCTGCGGGCAGCCTTCGGAAACGATTACGGTCTCGTAGTGGACACCGCACCGGGCGCAGGCACCAAAGTGAGCATGCGTGTGCCCAAATTCAGGCCCGGTGTGCGAGCATGA
- a CDS encoding lipase family protein, with the protein MRSTGLVAAAALVFALAACSTPTAEPDAPAPAPVAAPEGLERGEIVSSTLLGQVDIGVAYLGGTATKIVYRTTDGVTGGGTEASGTVFVPKGSAPPGGWPIVSVGHGTTGVTDECAPSLYPNLLGTIGLVTPFLERGTVVVVTDYQGLGTPGDPAYLDRDAAAYDVIDAVRAARNVVPDVGTRWGAVGTSQGGQAVWAAAERSGDYGDGLQLVGAAALSPTADLTRFFAPETEQTVSRQLMVPYLYAGLRAVDPSAERSDYIRGTFADNVTALTACSDLLGFSKADAGAVLDPADALPGTEEASDRMTQWLESVAVPTSRTEVPLFVLVGERDDLIDPQWTRDAVAEACALGDDVEFRSEPEQGHAELAANGIGVDWLVERFLNVPTSTTCAR; encoded by the coding sequence GTGAGGTCGACCGGACTGGTGGCCGCCGCGGCACTGGTGTTCGCCCTTGCCGCATGCAGCACTCCCACCGCCGAACCCGACGCCCCCGCCCCTGCTCCAGTCGCGGCACCCGAAGGCCTCGAACGCGGTGAGATCGTCTCGTCGACGCTGCTCGGGCAAGTCGACATCGGTGTCGCCTACCTCGGCGGGACCGCCACGAAAATCGTCTACCGCACCACCGACGGAGTCACCGGGGGCGGCACCGAGGCCTCGGGAACGGTGTTCGTGCCCAAGGGGTCTGCGCCGCCGGGAGGCTGGCCGATCGTCTCCGTCGGGCACGGAACCACCGGTGTCACCGACGAGTGTGCGCCCTCGCTGTACCCGAACCTGTTGGGCACCATCGGCCTGGTGACCCCGTTCCTCGAACGCGGGACTGTGGTCGTGGTGACGGACTACCAGGGACTCGGGACACCGGGAGATCCCGCCTACCTCGACCGGGACGCCGCAGCGTACGACGTCATCGACGCAGTGCGCGCGGCCCGCAACGTGGTTCCCGACGTCGGCACCAGGTGGGGCGCAGTGGGTACCTCCCAAGGCGGACAAGCGGTCTGGGCCGCTGCTGAGCGCAGCGGCGACTACGGCGACGGTCTGCAACTGGTCGGTGCCGCGGCGCTCTCGCCCACGGCCGATCTGACGCGATTCTTCGCACCCGAGACCGAGCAGACCGTGTCGCGTCAACTGATGGTGCCGTATCTCTACGCGGGTCTGCGCGCCGTGGATCCGAGTGCCGAACGCTCGGACTACATCCGCGGCACGTTCGCCGACAACGTGACCGCACTGACCGCCTGCAGTGACCTGCTCGGTTTCTCCAAGGCCGACGCCGGGGCCGTCCTCGATCCGGCGGATGCCCTCCCGGGCACCGAGGAGGCATCGGATCGGATGACGCAGTGGCTCGAATCGGTTGCGGTACCGACTTCTCGCACCGAAGTACCGCTGTTCGTCCTGGTCGGCGAACGCGACGATCTCATCGACCCCCAGTGGACCAGGGACGCGGTGGCCGAGGCCTGCGCGCTGGGCGACGACGTCGAGTTTCGCTCCGAACCGGAGCAGGGCCATGCCGAACTGGCCGCCAACGGCATCGGAGTCGACTGGCTCGTCGAACGCTTCCTGAACGTGCCCACCTCGACCACGTGCGCGCGATGA
- a CDS encoding Na+/H+ antiporter, which yields MDGPILLLVVIFAISVAGFARRIDLQVPLVLVTVGSIASFVPGVPHVSLSPQLILGVVLPPLLYSAALDFSFVSFRRNLGQILRLGLIMVIVTTLAVGWFANLLIPELTRGAALVLGAVVAPPDAVSAIAVGRKLGLPARMMAILTGESLVNDAAALTLFTLAVASVTGSRIELGSPVLFFLYEIVGGVLVGLVLARIVRFVRNRIADSALETVLGLVLPFTAYLAAEELHASGVLAVVTAGFVLGRVTADVSVSTRVQERQVWPTLDLLLEAFVFAYMGLQLKFVIEEVQREGLPVHHVFAYALLVLVVVMAVRPAWIFVNSGRNVLFRKLFRRSSPGEAGLTWQQNLVLSWAGMRGVVTLAAAAGVPLTTVLGDEFPGRAVIQAVAFVVAVGTLLLQGLTLPLLIRRLDVADPLEQQRNDNQRLLSQAIARTAAEDYLQRAAKEGIAGVDSERVDEVIERVRRSVRARLDADETEDREKRIAAAGALFDSLRHNVLVAQRAALIAARDSGELEDEALRAVLNGLDVEEIAAQARIARRTP from the coding sequence GTGGACGGACCGATTCTTCTTCTCGTAGTCATCTTCGCGATCTCGGTCGCTGGTTTCGCCAGGCGCATCGATCTGCAGGTCCCGCTCGTCCTGGTCACCGTAGGATCCATCGCCTCGTTCGTTCCCGGAGTGCCGCACGTCAGCCTGTCGCCGCAGCTGATCCTCGGCGTGGTGCTCCCGCCGCTGCTGTACTCCGCCGCGTTGGATTTCTCGTTCGTCAGTTTCCGGCGCAATCTCGGCCAGATTCTCCGACTCGGTCTGATCATGGTGATCGTGACGACGCTCGCCGTCGGCTGGTTCGCCAATCTGTTGATCCCAGAGCTCACTCGCGGCGCGGCCCTGGTGCTCGGTGCCGTCGTCGCCCCGCCCGACGCGGTGTCCGCGATCGCCGTCGGCCGCAAGCTCGGTCTGCCCGCGCGGATGATGGCCATCCTCACCGGCGAGTCCCTGGTGAACGACGCGGCCGCGCTGACTCTGTTCACCCTGGCCGTCGCGTCGGTGACGGGCAGTCGGATCGAATTGGGCTCACCGGTGCTGTTCTTTCTGTACGAGATCGTGGGCGGCGTGCTGGTGGGGTTGGTCCTGGCTCGCATCGTGCGCTTCGTCCGCAATCGCATCGCGGACTCGGCGCTGGAAACCGTGCTCGGTCTGGTGCTGCCGTTCACGGCCTATCTGGCGGCCGAGGAGCTGCATGCCTCCGGTGTGCTGGCCGTCGTCACCGCCGGTTTCGTGTTGGGCCGCGTCACCGCCGACGTCTCGGTCTCCACTCGGGTTCAGGAACGGCAGGTGTGGCCGACGCTGGATCTTCTGCTCGAAGCATTCGTGTTCGCCTACATGGGTTTACAGCTGAAGTTCGTCATCGAGGAGGTGCAGCGTGAGGGGCTGCCGGTCCACCACGTGTTCGCCTATGCCCTGCTGGTTCTCGTGGTCGTCATGGCCGTTCGGCCGGCGTGGATCTTCGTCAATTCCGGTCGAAACGTGTTGTTTCGCAAGCTGTTCCGGCGATCATCGCCGGGCGAGGCGGGTCTGACGTGGCAGCAGAACCTGGTACTCTCGTGGGCGGGTATGCGTGGGGTGGTCACGCTCGCTGCGGCGGCCGGTGTACCGCTGACCACGGTGCTCGGCGACGAATTCCCCGGGCGCGCAGTGATTCAGGCCGTGGCCTTCGTCGTCGCCGTCGGTACGTTGCTGCTGCAGGGTCTGACGCTTCCACTGTTGATCCGCCGCCTCGACGTCGCCGATCCACTCGAGCAGCAGCGCAACGACAATCAGCGGCTGCTCTCGCAGGCCATTGCCCGTACGGCGGCAGAGGACTACCTCCAGCGCGCGGCGAAGGAGGGAATTGCCGGAGTGGACAGCGAGCGCGTCGACGAGGTGATCGAGCGCGTCCGACGCTCGGTGCGCGCTCGGTTGGATGCCGACGAGACCGAGGATCGCGAGAAGCGGATCGCGGCGGCCGGGGCGTTGTTCGATTCGCTGCGGCACAACGTCCTGGTCGCGCAGCGGGCGGCGCTCATCGCGGCCCGCGACTCGGGGGAGTTGGAGGACGAAGCTCTGCGGGCAGTGTTGAATGGCTTGGACGTGGAAGAAATTGCGGCGCAGGCTCGCATCGCACGACGTACACCGTAG
- a CDS encoding antitoxin, translating to MGFADNLKGMVDKGKDLAAENSDKIDDVVEKAGDFIDSKTDGKYSDKVDKVQDAVKKAIPDK from the coding sequence ATGGGCTTCGCAGACAATTTGAAGGGCATGGTCGACAAGGGCAAGGACCTTGCGGCCGAGAACTCGGACAAGATCGACGACGTCGTGGAGAAGGCGGGGGACTTCATCGACAGCAAGACCGACGGCAAGTACTCCGACAAGGTCGACAAGGTTCAGGACGCAGTCAAGAAGGCAATTCCGGACAAGTAG
- a CDS encoding HAD-IC family P-type ATPase, translating to MSIEADAQRDTGLTEADVARLRAEGKSNDVPARASRSVRDIVRGNVFTRINAILGVLLIIVLSTGSVIDGMFGLLIVANSGIGIVQEIRAKRTLDRLAIVGQNKPQVRRDGTSKQIPPDEVVLGDIVELGPGDQIVVDGEVIETESLEIDESLLTGEADTVHKLQAAQVLSGSFVVSGSGAYRATKVGRDAYAAKLAEEASKFTLVKSELRSGIDKILKFITYLMIPAGALIIYNQLFSSGQALGPALNGMVAALVPMVPEGLVLMTSIAFAVGVVRLGQRQCLVQELPAIEGLARVDVVCADKTGTLTENGMRLSELVLIDSRDSDSVTQALASLAHDDPRPNASVQAVGEAYPDAPGWTQTAVAPFSSAKKWSGLSYGEHGHWLLGAPDVLLDASSDIARRAEEAGSRGLRVLLLASSDAAVDDANAPGVVTPRALVILEQKVREDARETLEYFASQHVEVKVISGDNAVSVGAVAGSLGLPGGDAPIDARDLPEDSEKLADALAHSTTFGRVRPDQKRAMVGALQSRGHTVAMTGDGVNDVLALKDADIGVSMGSGSAATRAVAQIVLLDNKFATLPYVVGEGRRVIGNIERVSNLFLTKTVYSVLLAFLIGLSGVASQIFHFEPIPYPFLPRHVTIAAWFTIGIPAFVLSLAPNNERARSGFVSRVMRLAVPSGLIVGSCTFVSYLLVYAGPNATETQVTQASTTALITLIMIALWVLAVVARPYNWWKILLLGGSVGGYLLLFAIPFCRTFFKLDPSNVGATSSALIIGGIGIALVEVAHRFGSALRNRQYKT from the coding sequence ATGTCTATCGAGGCCGATGCGCAGCGTGACACCGGGCTGACCGAGGCGGACGTCGCCAGGCTCAGGGCCGAGGGTAAGTCGAACGACGTTCCGGCCCGAGCTTCTCGGTCGGTTCGCGACATCGTCCGCGGCAACGTGTTCACCCGGATCAACGCCATTCTCGGTGTGTTGTTGATCATCGTGCTCTCCACGGGGTCGGTGATCGACGGCATGTTCGGGCTGTTGATCGTCGCGAACAGTGGCATCGGCATCGTGCAGGAGATTCGCGCGAAGCGCACATTGGATCGGTTGGCCATCGTCGGGCAGAACAAGCCCCAGGTGCGACGCGACGGCACCTCGAAGCAGATCCCGCCCGACGAGGTCGTGCTCGGCGACATCGTCGAACTCGGACCAGGGGATCAGATCGTCGTCGACGGTGAGGTGATCGAGACCGAGAGCCTCGAGATCGACGAGTCGTTGCTCACCGGCGAGGCCGACACGGTGCACAAACTTCAGGCGGCGCAGGTGCTTTCGGGCAGTTTCGTCGTTTCGGGCAGTGGTGCGTATCGCGCGACGAAGGTGGGGCGCGACGCCTACGCAGCCAAGCTCGCCGAGGAGGCCAGCAAGTTCACGCTGGTCAAGTCCGAACTGCGCAGCGGTATCGACAAGATCCTCAAATTCATCACGTACCTGATGATTCCGGCCGGTGCGCTGATCATCTACAACCAATTGTTCTCCAGCGGGCAGGCTTTGGGTCCTGCGCTCAACGGCATGGTCGCCGCGCTCGTTCCGATGGTCCCCGAGGGCCTGGTGCTGATGACGTCGATCGCGTTCGCGGTGGGCGTGGTCCGGCTCGGTCAACGGCAGTGCCTGGTGCAGGAGCTGCCTGCGATCGAAGGCCTCGCCCGGGTCGACGTGGTGTGTGCGGACAAGACCGGCACCCTCACCGAGAACGGCATGCGGCTGTCCGAGTTGGTGCTGATCGACAGCCGCGATTCCGATTCGGTCACACAGGCTCTCGCGTCCCTGGCCCACGACGACCCGCGGCCGAACGCCAGTGTGCAGGCCGTCGGCGAGGCATATCCGGACGCGCCCGGGTGGACGCAGACGGCGGTGGCCCCGTTCTCCTCGGCCAAGAAGTGGAGCGGACTGTCCTACGGCGAGCACGGGCACTGGCTGCTCGGTGCCCCGGACGTGCTGCTCGACGCCTCCTCCGACATCGCTCGTCGCGCCGAAGAGGCCGGCTCGCGTGGCCTACGGGTGTTGCTTCTCGCCAGCTCCGACGCTGCCGTCGACGACGCGAACGCGCCCGGTGTCGTCACCCCGCGTGCACTGGTGATTCTCGAGCAGAAGGTGCGCGAGGATGCCCGAGAGACGCTGGAGTACTTTGCAAGCCAGCACGTCGAGGTCAAGGTCATCTCCGGCGACAATGCCGTCTCGGTCGGCGCAGTTGCCGGTTCACTCGGCCTACCCGGCGGCGACGCCCCGATCGATGCGCGTGATCTGCCCGAGGACTCCGAGAAGCTGGCCGACGCTCTGGCACACTCCACCACGTTCGGCCGCGTCCGGCCCGATCAGAAGCGGGCGATGGTGGGCGCGTTGCAGTCTCGCGGTCACACGGTCGCGATGACCGGCGACGGCGTCAACGACGTGCTCGCGCTCAAGGACGCCGATATCGGCGTCTCGATGGGCTCGGGAAGTGCGGCTACGCGAGCCGTCGCGCAGATCGTGTTGTTGGACAACAAGTTCGCCACGCTGCCCTACGTCGTGGGGGAGGGGCGACGCGTCATCGGCAACATCGAACGTGTCTCCAATCTGTTCCTCACCAAGACGGTGTACTCGGTACTGCTGGCGTTCCTCATCGGGCTCTCGGGCGTGGCATCGCAGATCTTCCACTTCGAGCCGATTCCTTATCCGTTCCTGCCACGGCACGTGACGATCGCGGCGTGGTTCACCATCGGCATCCCCGCGTTCGTTCTCTCGCTCGCGCCCAACAACGAGCGGGCGCGCAGTGGATTCGTCTCGCGGGTGATGCGGCTGGCCGTCCCGTCCGGTCTGATCGTCGGCTCGTGCACGTTCGTCTCCTACCTGCTGGTCTACGCCGGCCCGAACGCCACCGAGACCCAGGTGACGCAGGCCAGTACCACCGCGTTGATCACCCTGATCATGATCGCGCTGTGGGTGTTGGCCGTCGTCGCGCGACCCTACAACTGGTGGAAGATCCTGCTGCTCGGTGGGTCGGTCGGTGGCTACCTGCTGCTGTTCGCGATCCCGTTCTGCCGCACCTTCTTCAAGCTCGATCCGTCCAACGTCGGAGCCACCAGCAGTGCATTGATCATCGGCGGTATCGGCATCGCGCTCGTCGAGGTTGCCCATCGATTCGGATCGGCTCTACGCAACAGACAGTACAAAACGTAA
- a CDS encoding MBL fold metallo-hydrolase, translating into MLSGAWLARATWGLPSAIGARRVHITPYAAGSPRYRDRRFHNSDPSSSYVPGRGEKGQQNMFVSLVTERGKGKPQRPIPLAPPIAPVDAGELAVTWYGHSSVLVEVDGYRVLADPVWSNRVSPSSVVGPARLHPTPVELTDLPQVDAIVISHDHYDHLDKATVQKLAAAQSAPFVVPLGIGAHLRKWRVPEDRIIELDWDEQTNIGGLTVTCTEARHFSGRGLTRDSTQWASWAFAGPVRRVFFGGDTGYTPKFAEIGRNYGPFDLTLLPVGAYDVRWPDIHMNPEEAVTAHIDLTASGIFVPIHWATFNLAFHPWSEPIVRLHAAAQDVGVQVAVPMPGQRIDGTRTLHDDRWWARLG; encoded by the coding sequence ATGCTGAGCGGTGCATGGTTGGCGCGTGCGACGTGGGGCCTGCCGTCGGCGATCGGTGCCAGACGTGTGCACATCACTCCCTACGCGGCCGGGTCGCCGCGCTATCGCGATCGCCGATTCCACAACTCCGACCCGAGTTCGAGTTACGTGCCGGGTCGCGGCGAGAAGGGACAGCAGAACATGTTCGTCTCGCTCGTCACCGAACGAGGCAAGGGCAAGCCGCAACGGCCGATTCCGCTGGCCCCGCCGATCGCTCCGGTGGATGCGGGTGAGCTCGCGGTCACCTGGTACGGACATTCGAGTGTGCTCGTGGAGGTCGACGGCTATCGCGTCCTCGCCGATCCCGTGTGGAGCAATCGCGTCTCGCCGTCCTCGGTGGTGGGGCCCGCGCGCCTGCATCCGACGCCGGTCGAGCTGACCGATCTGCCGCAGGTCGACGCCATCGTCATCTCCCACGACCACTACGACCACCTGGACAAGGCGACGGTGCAGAAGCTGGCCGCCGCGCAGTCGGCCCCGTTCGTCGTGCCGCTCGGCATCGGTGCTCACCTGCGCAAGTGGCGGGTGCCCGAGGACCGCATCATCGAACTGGACTGGGACGAGCAGACGAACATCGGGGGCCTCACCGTCACGTGCACCGAGGCTCGGCACTTCTCCGGCCGCGGTCTGACCCGGGACTCGACGCAGTGGGCGTCCTGGGCGTTCGCCGGTCCGGTTCGACGCGTCTTCTTCGGCGGCGACACCGGCTACACACCGAAGTTCGCCGAGATCGGCAGAAACTACGGACCCTTCGATCTGACGCTGCTGCCCGTCGGGGCCTACGACGTGCGGTGGCCGGACATCCACATGAATCCCGAGGAAGCGGTCACGGCGCACATCGATCTGACGGCGTCGGGCATCTTCGTCCCGATTCACTGGGCGACGTTCAACCTCGCTTTCCACCCCTGGTCCGAGCCGATAGTGCGACTGCACGCCGCCGCCCAGGACGTCGGAGTTCAGGTGGCGGTGCCGATGCCGGGGCAACGAATAGACGGCACACGAACGCTGCACGACGATCGTTGGTGGGCTCGGCTGGGCTGA
- the htpG gene encoding molecular chaperone HtpG, producing the protein MSTEQLEFQAETRQLLDLMVHSIYSNKDSFLRELISNSSDALDKLRLESYRNKDLDVDVSDLHIEIDIDAAARTLTIRDNGIGMSRSEVIDLIGTLAKSGTAEVRKKLKEAKDAAASEELIGQFGIGFYSTFMVAEKVTLLTRKAGESTATRWESTGEGTYEITDVDDAPQGSSVTLALKPADEEDHLHDYASERKIKELVKKYSDFIAWPIRIDVEKRVESEEEGGEDTVTIETETINSQKALWTRSKDEVSEEEYKEFYKHVSHAWDEPLEVIPFKAEGTFEYQALLFIPSQAPFDLFMRESKAGVHLYVKRVFIMDDSQELLPEYLRFVKGVVDAADLSLNVSREILQQDRQIRAIRRRLTKKVLSTVKELQSEQPDKYKTLWSQFGTVLKEGLISDSDNRETLLGIASFASTNSEEGVTTLAEYVDRMKDGQQQIYYMTGESRQQIESSPHMEAFKARGLEVLLLTDSVDEVWVGNVTDFDGKSFQSIAKGEVDLDTEEEKKESEAKREEQDKEFADLLTWLTETLGEDVKEVRLSTRLTTSPACVVGDEFSFSPQLEKMYKASGQFVPTSKRILELNPTHDLVTGLKKAREDRSDDPHLAETAELLYATALLAEGTELKDPAKFSRLLADRLTRTI; encoded by the coding sequence TTGAGTACCGAACAGCTCGAATTCCAGGCGGAGACGCGTCAGCTCCTGGATCTGATGGTGCACTCCATCTACTCCAACAAGGACAGCTTTCTCCGTGAACTGATCTCCAACTCCTCGGACGCGTTGGACAAGCTGCGCCTGGAGTCGTACCGCAACAAGGACCTGGACGTCGACGTCTCGGATCTGCACATCGAGATCGACATCGACGCCGCAGCCCGCACGCTGACCATCCGCGACAACGGCATCGGCATGTCGCGTTCGGAGGTCATCGACCTCATCGGCACGCTCGCCAAGTCCGGCACCGCCGAGGTCCGCAAGAAGCTCAAGGAAGCCAAGGATGCAGCTGCTTCCGAGGAGCTGATCGGCCAGTTCGGCATCGGCTTCTACTCCACGTTCATGGTGGCCGAGAAGGTCACGCTGCTCACCCGCAAGGCCGGCGAGAGCACGGCTACCCGCTGGGAGTCCACCGGCGAGGGCACCTACGAGATCACCGACGTCGACGACGCCCCGCAGGGCTCGTCGGTGACGCTGGCACTCAAGCCCGCCGACGAAGAGGACCACCTCCACGACTACGCGTCCGAGCGCAAGATCAAGGAACTGGTCAAGAAGTACTCCGACTTCATCGCCTGGCCCATTCGCATCGACGTCGAGAAGCGCGTCGAGAGTGAAGAGGAAGGCGGCGAGGACACCGTCACGATCGAGACGGAGACGATCAACTCGCAGAAGGCGCTGTGGACCCGCTCCAAGGACGAGGTGTCCGAGGAGGAGTACAAGGAGTTCTACAAGCACGTCAGCCACGCCTGGGACGAGCCGCTCGAGGTCATCCCGTTCAAGGCCGAGGGAACGTTCGAATACCAAGCGCTGCTGTTCATTCCGTCGCAGGCACCGTTCGACCTGTTCATGCGCGAGAGCAAGGCGGGCGTGCACCTGTACGTCAAGCGCGTGTTCATCATGGACGACTCGCAGGAACTGCTGCCCGAGTACCTGCGTTTCGTCAAGGGTGTCGTCGACGCAGCGGACCTCTCGCTCAACGTCTCTCGTGAGATCCTGCAGCAGGACCGACAGATCCGCGCGATCCGTCGACGCCTCACCAAGAAGGTGCTCTCCACGGTCAAGGAACTGCAGAGCGAGCAGCCCGACAAGTACAAGACGCTGTGGTCGCAGTTCGGAACGGTCCTCAAGGAGGGCCTGATCTCCGACAGCGACAACCGCGAAACCCTCTTGGGCATCGCGTCGTTCGCGTCCACCAACTCCGAGGAGGGCGTGACCACCCTCGCCGAGTACGTGGACCGGATGAAGGACGGCCAGCAGCAGATCTACTACATGACGGGCGAATCCCGTCAGCAGATCGAGAGCTCGCCGCACATGGAGGCCTTCAAGGCCCGCGGCCTCGAGGTGCTTCTCCTCACCGATTCCGTCGACGAGGTGTGGGTCGGCAACGTGACCGACTTCGACGGAAAGTCGTTCCAGTCCATCGCCAAGGGCGAGGTGGACCTCGACACCGAAGAGGAGAAGAAGGAGTCCGAGGCCAAGCGCGAGGAGCAGGACAAGGAGTTCGCGGACCTACTCACGTGGCTGACCGAGACACTCGGTGAGGACGTCAAGGAGGTGCGCCTGTCGACGCGTCTGACGACGTCACCGGCTTGCGTCGTCGGCGACGAGTTCAGCTTCTCCCCGCAGCTAGAGAAGATGTACAAGGCGTCGGGACAGTTCGTTCCGACCTCCAAGCGCATCCTCGAACTCAACCCGACCCACGATCTGGTGACGGGACTGAAGAAGGCCCGCGAGGATCGCAGTGACGATCCGCACCTCGCCGAGACCGCCGAATTGCTCTATGCGACGGCACTTCTCGCCGAGGGCACCGAGCTCAAGGACCCGGCGAAGTTCTCCCGATTGCTGGCGGATCGGTTGACGCGGACCATCTGA